In Deferribacteraceae bacterium V6Fe1, one genomic interval encodes:
- a CDS encoding porin, with protein MKKLLTALSILIFSVGLANAFPAFKIADGKYLKIFYDAQFGYNYRDMGSGADGSENTNEFNFRRNRLGFIGTYNEKVSFYFQTEYLEDQKVKGLETDLSDEEKNFYVLDAQIRVKYSNAFQLTLGKFKHNLTRENLEGCFEPLTMDRSLFVYTPFKTSRDKGIVVWGNLLDDKLQYRFDVMEGKTSGTNPAPKSNFRMTGRLHLTLLDPENNYGYKGTYLGKKKVFTVGASYQYEPDVVYGDVTNAADKKDYTAYSVDAFFEYPFSFGTVTASAAYLDLSFDDAYKGADPDTDTMGLNGQKNGYYAKVAYMLPMEVGPGQLQFFYRYDGFTFAELNGAYDNDIAWYGVGFNYYIDGQNIKVTGQYSAVDFDKEDATNPEYQDYKTFQLFLQVRL; from the coding sequence ATGAAGAAGTTATTAACAGCATTAAGTATATTGATATTTTCAGTAGGGTTGGCTAACGCCTTCCCTGCCTTTAAGATAGCAGATGGCAAATATTTGAAGATTTTTTATGATGCACAGTTTGGCTACAATTACAGAGATATGGGAAGTGGTGCAGATGGTAGTGAAAATACCAACGAATTTAACTTTAGGAGAAACAGGCTTGGTTTTATCGGGACATATAATGAAAAGGTGAGTTTCTACTTCCAGACAGAATATCTTGAAGACCAGAAAGTAAAAGGTCTTGAGACAGATCTTTCAGATGAAGAGAAAAACTTTTATGTCCTTGATGCTCAGATAAGGGTTAAGTACAGCAATGCGTTCCAATTAACACTTGGTAAATTTAAGCATAATCTTACGAGAGAAAATCTTGAAGGTTGTTTTGAACCTCTTACTATGGACAGGTCTCTTTTTGTTTACACTCCGTTTAAGACAAGCAGAGATAAAGGTATTGTAGTATGGGGTAATTTGTTAGATGACAAACTTCAGTACAGATTTGATGTAATGGAAGGGAAGACTTCCGGAACAAATCCTGCTCCAAAGTCTAATTTTAGGATGACCGGTAGACTTCACTTGACACTTTTAGACCCTGAAAACAATTACGGTTACAAAGGGACTTATTTGGGTAAAAAGAAAGTGTTTACAGTAGGAGCAAGTTATCAGTATGAGCCTGATGTGGTTTATGGTGATGTGACAAATGCTGCAGATAAAAAAGACTATACAGCATATTCAGTAGATGCATTTTTTGAGTATCCGTTCTCATTTGGTACGGTTACAGCTTCAGCGGCATATCTTGATCTATCTTTTGATGATGCTTACAAAGGTGCTGACCCAGATACTGACACAATGGGGCTTAATGGTCAGAAAAACGGTTACTATGCAAAAGTAGCATATATGCTTCCTATGGAAGTAGGTCCTGGTCAATTGCAATTTTTTTACAGATATGACGGATTTACTTTTGCAGAGTTAAACGGTGCATATGATAACGATATTGCATGGTATGGAGTAGGCTTTAACTACTACATTGATGGACAAAATATCAAAGTTACAGGTCAATATTCAGCTGTAGATTTTGATAAGGAAGATGCAACTAATCCTGAGTACCAGGATTACAAGACATTTCAGTTGTTTTTACAGGTTAGACTATAA
- a CDS encoding nitronate monooxygenase, with protein MNHLKIIQGGMGVGVSNWKLAKAVSLAGGLGVVSSTVLDNLMVRRLNKKDEATKRALLNFPLKNIADKILDKYYGKVSNIGGYSQVPFFSIDINQELIELTVAANFVEVYLAKEGHSNPIGINLLEKVQMPTLYSLYGAMLADVDYVIMGAGIPREIPGILDKFAQGLDAELNLYVTGVDSGDSYKMYFSPEKFMGKKLQLKRPFFFPIISSNILATTLLKKSNGKIDGLIIENHTAGGHNAPPRTKGVFADDGSPVYGDKDIVDFDKIKSLGVPFFLAGGYVTPEVIGKTFNEIGAAGIQVGTIFALTQESGFTEDIKLTIINKIKNNALKIYTDPLASPTGFPFKVAQIEGTLSVEDIYNERPRICNLRYLAELYKNEFGSIGYRCPAEPIEDYIKKGGNIEETKGRKCLCNALLANIGYGSTYKNGYKEPYLITLGDSATLISHLLPEEGLPSAKGVTEKLKSYIGNT; from the coding sequence ATGAATCATCTAAAAATAATACAAGGCGGTATGGGGGTTGGTGTATCAAATTGGAAGCTGGCTAAGGCTGTTTCTTTAGCCGGGGGTCTTGGTGTCGTCTCATCCACTGTACTTGATAATTTAATGGTCAGAAGGTTAAATAAAAAAGATGAAGCCACTAAAAGAGCGCTCTTGAATTTCCCATTAAAAAATATCGCCGATAAAATTTTAGATAAATATTATGGCAAAGTAAGCAATATAGGCGGATATTCACAAGTGCCTTTCTTTTCAATTGATATAAATCAAGAGCTTATAGAGCTTACTGTGGCTGCAAACTTCGTTGAAGTTTACCTGGCAAAAGAGGGGCATAGTAATCCCATCGGGATTAATTTGCTTGAGAAGGTGCAAATGCCGACCCTTTACTCCCTTTACGGGGCAATGCTTGCCGATGTAGATTATGTCATTATGGGTGCTGGTATCCCAAGAGAAATACCCGGCATACTTGATAAATTTGCGCAAGGCCTTGATGCTGAACTAAATCTGTATGTTACCGGTGTCGACAGTGGAGATTCTTATAAAATGTATTTTAGCCCAGAAAAGTTTATGGGTAAAAAATTGCAGTTAAAGCGACCCTTCTTTTTTCCAATAATTTCTTCCAATATACTTGCTACTACTCTATTGAAAAAGTCAAACGGCAAAATTGACGGGCTTATTATAGAAAATCATACAGCCGGCGGACATAATGCACCTCCTCGCACAAAAGGTGTATTTGCAGATGACGGTTCACCCGTTTATGGTGACAAAGACATTGTTGATTTTGATAAAATTAAAAGTCTTGGCGTCCCATTTTTTCTTGCAGGAGGATACGTCACCCCTGAAGTTATCGGCAAGACATTTAACGAGATTGGTGCAGCAGGTATCCAAGTGGGGACCATTTTTGCACTTACACAAGAGTCTGGTTTCACGGAAGATATAAAATTGACAATTATAAATAAAATAAAAAATAATGCGTTAAAGATTTACACTGACCCGCTTGCTTCGCCCACAGGATTTCCATTTAAAGTCGCCCAGATTGAAGGCACTTTATCGGTAGAAGATATTTACAATGAAAGGCCAAGAATATGCAACCTCAGATATTTGGCTGAGCTTTATAAGAATGAATTTGGCAGTATCGGTTACAGATGCCCTGCAGAGCCAATTGAAGACTATATTAAAAAAGGTGGAAATATCGAAGAAACTAAAGGGAGAAAATGTCTCTGTAATGCACTCCTTGCAAATATAGGCTATGGCAGTACATATAAAAATGGCTACAAAGAGCCGTATCTTATAACATTAGGCGACAGTGCAACATTGATTTCACATCTCTTACCGGAAGAAGGTTTGCCTTCAGCAAAAGGTGTGACTGAAAAATTGAAAAGTTATATCGGAAATACTTGA
- a CDS encoding molybdopterin-dependent oxidoreductase, which yields MNIGVSRRAFLKTAALSAAAVSLPLSIKATEKEPAKKMYGRKSSQTWCEMCFWGCGVTAHSKNGKVYKLEGQKLCPNNYGSLCAKGNAGVYQLYDPDRLKKPLIRVGKRGEGKFKEVSWEEATKYVADNLKKVIDSYKPRAVSLIAHGSGEHAFIKLMELIGSKNVAIPAYSQCMGSREIGWWLTYGAGFTGHEYGDGENAKCMMFLGRNVLESLQVGEAKKVINGLTKGSKLIYVDPRYSKTAAKADYYLQIRPGTDLALLLGMINFVIQNKLYNEKFVDEYCSGFEELKEAVKGYSLEWTANETDISPKDIADICYELAKAAPSCFIHPGRRLTRYGNDTQTVRAIGILNGLFGNWGYPGGFYAIQNPPIKTGEVCEVEHEEGCSCGRADGAGTDYKLAPSNLGRENGLFDAILSDKPYPVRAMIAYGTNFFQHYPNYETSKKIVDKLDFIVTCDIYMTETALYSDVVLPESTYLERQDPIVTQGDKYPFMQYREPATEPLFDTKGAWEISKMISEHMGFHEAKWKSIDEVNEEIIKKAGITLEQLKKDGCYVFPVTEGIYPQAEGKDLEFKTASGRVELYSGFLDKLGFDPIPKYERPKQAPIGQFRLLFGRMSYHTHARTQNNRWLLALHDYKVKVWINTKKAYELGINDGDNVVLRQGNKKSGILTAYLTDRIHPEAVFIPHGFGRLSEFMKSAYEMQGASDADFASNDVDPISGASAFQNAFVRVEKA from the coding sequence ATGAATATTGGAGTCAGTAGACGTGCGTTTTTAAAAACTGCTGCTTTGTCTGCTGCCGCAGTTTCACTACCTTTGAGCATCAAGGCCACTGAAAAAGAACCTGCCAAAAAAATGTATGGCAGAAAATCGAGTCAAACTTGGTGCGAAATGTGTTTTTGGGGGTGTGGAGTTACGGCACATAGCAAAAACGGCAAGGTGTATAAATTAGAAGGTCAAAAATTATGCCCAAACAATTATGGTAGCCTTTGTGCAAAAGGTAATGCGGGTGTTTACCAACTCTACGACCCTGATAGATTGAAAAAACCTTTAATCAGAGTGGGGAAAAGAGGAGAAGGAAAATTTAAAGAGGTATCTTGGGAAGAGGCTACAAAGTATGTGGCTGATAATCTTAAAAAAGTAATTGATTCTTATAAACCAAGAGCAGTGTCGCTTATTGCTCACGGCTCGGGGGAGCACGCATTTATTAAGTTAATGGAATTAATTGGTTCTAAAAATGTGGCAATTCCAGCATATAGCCAGTGTATGGGCTCAAGAGAAATTGGCTGGTGGCTGACATATGGAGCAGGCTTTACTGGCCACGAATACGGAGATGGTGAAAATGCCAAATGTATGATGTTTTTAGGGAGAAATGTCCTTGAATCATTGCAGGTTGGTGAAGCTAAAAAAGTAATAAATGGACTTACCAAAGGTTCAAAACTTATATATGTGGATCCGAGATATTCCAAGACCGCCGCTAAGGCAGACTATTATCTTCAGATAAGACCTGGTACTGACTTGGCATTACTATTGGGGATGATAAATTTTGTTATTCAAAATAAGCTTTATAATGAAAAATTTGTAGACGAATATTGTTCAGGCTTTGAGGAGTTGAAAGAAGCCGTTAAAGGATACAGCCTTGAGTGGACAGCTAATGAAACAGATATATCTCCCAAAGATATAGCAGATATTTGCTATGAGCTTGCAAAAGCTGCACCAAGCTGTTTTATACATCCGGGCAGGAGATTAACCAGATACGGCAATGATACACAGACTGTAAGGGCGATTGGTATTTTAAACGGACTTTTTGGCAATTGGGGATATCCGGGTGGTTTCTACGCTATTCAAAATCCACCCATCAAAACAGGCGAGGTCTGTGAAGTGGAGCATGAAGAGGGTTGTAGCTGCGGTCGAGCTGACGGAGCAGGAACAGACTACAAACTCGCTCCTTCAAACTTAGGTCGAGAAAATGGATTGTTTGACGCAATACTATCTGATAAGCCTTATCCAGTTAGGGCAATGATTGCCTATGGTACTAACTTTTTTCAGCATTACCCTAATTATGAAACTAGTAAAAAAATTGTTGATAAACTTGATTTTATAGTTACTTGCGATATTTATATGACTGAGACGGCACTTTATTCGGATGTGGTACTACCTGAGTCAACATATTTGGAAAGGCAAGACCCTATTGTTACTCAGGGTGACAAATATCCATTTATGCAATATAGGGAGCCTGCAACTGAGCCATTGTTTGATACAAAGGGTGCTTGGGAGATTTCCAAAATGATTTCTGAGCATATGGGGTTTCATGAAGCTAAATGGAAGAGCATAGACGAAGTAAATGAAGAGATTATCAAGAAAGCCGGTATAACTTTGGAGCAGTTAAAAAAAGATGGCTGCTATGTATTCCCGGTAACAGAGGGTATATACCCGCAGGCTGAAGGAAAAGATTTGGAGTTTAAAACCGCATCAGGAAGGGTTGAGCTATATAGCGGATTCCTCGATAAGCTTGGTTTTGACCCTATTCCAAAATATGAACGTCCAAAACAAGCACCTATTGGACAATTTAGATTACTCTTCGGTAGAATGAGTTACCATACACACGCTAGGACTCAAAATAACAGATGGCTTTTGGCACTTCATGATTATAAAGTAAAGGTATGGATTAATACAAAAAAGGCGTACGAGCTTGGTATAAACGATGGTGATAATGTTGTGCTCAGGCAGGGGAATAAAAAGTCAGGAATATTGACAGCATATCTGACAGATAGAATTCATCCGGAAGCCGTGTTTATCCCTCATGGTTTTGGTAGATTATCAGAGTTTATGAAGAGTGCGTATGAAATGCAAGGTGCGAGTGATGCAGATTTTGCATCCAATGATGTTGACCCGATAAGCGGTGCATCAGCATTTCAGAATGCGTTTGTCCGAGTAGAGAAGGCGTGA
- a CDS encoding winged helix-turn-helix transcriptional regulator, giving the protein MFEKCSGECLDKAVEILNAISHPVRFQIIKILSYGPVYNKELVESFPNFDPSNITKHLNILRNTKIIDAIKEGRNTKYQLRFKELPVVLMALRSFIKDEYGLE; this is encoded by the coding sequence ATGTTTGAAAAATGCAGCGGAGAGTGTCTTGATAAGGCGGTAGAGATTTTGAATGCAATATCTCACCCGGTAAGATTTCAGATAATCAAAATTTTATCTTACGGCCCGGTATATAATAAGGAGCTTGTAGAGAGTTTTCCTAATTTTGATCCGTCAAATATCACCAAACATCTTAATATTTTGAGGAATACCAAAATAATAGATGCAATCAAAGAGGGACGCAATACCAAATATCAATTAAGATTCAAAGAGTTGCCTGTCGTCCTTATGGCTCTTAGATCATTTATAAAGGACGAGTATGGGTTAGAATAA
- a CDS encoding molybdopterin-dependent oxidoreductase codes for MSDIKEILNKFEMNRRGFVKTSAFLGSSALVASQIGCATKAAEKMVAGGVDSKYELSKPEHVIYSICLQCHTACAIKGKVQDGVLLKIDGNPYAAQNLFPNLELDTPIDKAARIDAKICPKGQAGIQSLYDPYRVTKVLKRAGKRGENKWVEIDFQKAVDEIVEGGLLFKNIPGEENRKVEGLKDIYKVRDSKLMKQMAEDAKALAEKKMSMADFKAKYAGKMDLFANPNHPDAGPYNNQFVFMAGRIEHGRKEFGKRFTQDCFGSVNFYEHTTICEQSHHIGFAEMFSGKSHLKPDILNSEAVFYFGTGGFEANFGPPPLSEKITQGITERNMKMYVVDPRFSKTAAKADKWVPIKPGTDAAFALGMARYIFEKETYDKKYISAANYKAGNSINETNFTNATWLVKIEKDGPGALLKPEEIGLKGDFVVMSGGKPVAGEEKGDAVFGDLFVDTEINGIKVKSGFQIYKESAFQNTVQGWADICGVPAADIVELAEALTKYGKKSAIDLYRGPVQHTNGYYNATAIIALNLLVGNVDWAGGMMVGGGHWHEYGGKKGNPYDMGKLVKNKLGKFGYPITREKTKYEKTTFFKGYPAQRPFYPFTGNIYQEIIPSAYEQYPYGAKCLIMHMGTPVYATPAGQVFIKMLQDLDKFPLIIGSDIVIGESTMYADYIFPDKAIWERWGTSHTTPDVAAKISKIRQPMVNPMTAKTKVYGQEVNLCLETLLYAIAERLDLPGFGKDGFGPGMDNFREQDFFMKLIENIAMEDEGVPDASAEELKIFEKARAHLDKAAFDIDRAKAQTKNWAKIVYVLNRGGRFEYLPKAYKGDKVAHQYKKKINLYVDKVATTKDSMTGKRFYGYPVYVPAMDMFDRPLDFKGADLQLITYKEITGGQSRTAGNYWMSDLYISENFILINSKDADRLGLSDGDVAKIVSVTNPEGEWDLRNGQKVPMAGKVKVTETIRPGTIAVSWHYGHWAYGANDVVVNGSVIKGDSRRKTGLCPNAAFMVDPVLGNMCLTDKIGGSASFYDTSVKLVKA; via the coding sequence ATGAGTGATATAAAAGAAATTTTAAATAAATTTGAGATGAATCGTAGAGGTTTTGTTAAGACTTCTGCTTTTCTTGGTAGTTCTGCCCTTGTGGCATCTCAAATTGGGTGTGCTACAAAAGCGGCGGAAAAGATGGTCGCTGGCGGAGTGGACTCCAAATATGAGCTGTCTAAACCTGAGCACGTAATTTATTCAATCTGTTTGCAGTGCCACACTGCTTGTGCGATTAAAGGTAAGGTACAAGACGGAGTATTATTGAAAATTGATGGTAACCCATATGCCGCACAAAACCTTTTCCCTAACCTTGAGCTTGATACACCAATTGATAAGGCTGCAAGGATAGATGCTAAAATTTGTCCAAAAGGGCAGGCAGGTATTCAGTCCCTTTATGACCCTTACAGAGTTACCAAAGTCTTAAAAAGAGCCGGGAAAAGAGGTGAAAATAAGTGGGTTGAAATAGATTTTCAAAAGGCTGTGGATGAAATAGTTGAAGGCGGGCTGCTTTTCAAAAATATTCCTGGCGAAGAAAACCGCAAGGTTGAAGGTCTTAAAGATATCTATAAAGTAAGAGATTCAAAATTGATGAAACAAATGGCTGAAGACGCGAAAGCTTTGGCTGAGAAAAAAATGTCTATGGCTGACTTTAAAGCAAAATATGCTGGCAAAATGGATCTTTTTGCTAATCCAAATCATCCTGATGCAGGACCATATAATAACCAATTTGTATTTATGGCGGGAAGGATTGAGCACGGTCGTAAGGAATTTGGGAAGCGATTTACACAAGATTGCTTTGGTTCTGTAAATTTTTATGAACACACAACTATTTGTGAGCAATCTCACCATATCGGTTTTGCAGAAATGTTTTCAGGTAAAAGCCATTTGAAGCCTGATATTTTAAACTCTGAGGCAGTATTTTATTTTGGTACAGGCGGGTTTGAAGCAAACTTTGGACCTCCCCCACTAAGTGAAAAGATTACTCAGGGCATTACCGAAAGAAATATGAAAATGTATGTGGTTGACCCGAGATTTTCAAAGACAGCAGCCAAGGCTGACAAGTGGGTTCCAATTAAGCCTGGTACTGATGCGGCTTTTGCCCTTGGTATGGCAAGATATATCTTTGAAAAAGAAACATATGATAAAAAATATATCAGCGCTGCAAATTATAAGGCTGGCAACTCAATTAATGAGACAAACTTTACCAATGCTACCTGGCTTGTTAAGATTGAAAAGGACGGCCCAGGCGCATTGTTGAAACCTGAAGAGATAGGGCTTAAGGGTGATTTTGTAGTAATGTCCGGCGGTAAACCGGTAGCAGGAGAAGAAAAAGGGGATGCAGTTTTCGGTGACCTTTTTGTAGATACAGAAATTAATGGTATTAAAGTAAAATCAGGTTTTCAGATATACAAAGAATCTGCATTCCAAAATACAGTTCAAGGTTGGGCTGATATTTGCGGTGTGCCTGCTGCTGACATAGTAGAGCTGGCAGAAGCATTGACAAAATATGGTAAGAAATCAGCTATTGACCTCTATAGAGGGCCGGTACAGCACACTAACGGATACTATAATGCTACAGCAATTATTGCACTTAACCTGCTTGTGGGTAATGTTGACTGGGCAGGCGGTATGATGGTTGGTGGCGGTCACTGGCACGAATACGGTGGCAAAAAAGGTAACCCATATGATATGGGCAAACTTGTCAAAAATAAACTTGGTAAGTTTGGCTACCCAATAACAAGAGAAAAAACAAAATATGAGAAAACTACTTTCTTTAAAGGGTACCCTGCACAAAGGCCATTTTATCCGTTTACCGGAAATATCTATCAGGAAATCATCCCATCAGCTTATGAGCAGTATCCTTATGGCGCAAAGTGCCTGATTATGCATATGGGGACACCTGTATATGCTACGCCTGCAGGTCAGGTATTTATAAAAATGCTTCAGGATTTGGATAAATTTCCGCTTATAATTGGCAGTGACATTGTTATCGGTGAATCAACAATGTATGCTGACTATATTTTCCCGGATAAAGCTATTTGGGAAAGATGGGGTACTTCACACACTACTCCTGATGTAGCAGCTAAAATCTCTAAAATCAGACAGCCAATGGTCAATCCAATGACTGCAAAGACAAAAGTTTACGGCCAAGAAGTAAATCTTTGCCTTGAAACATTGCTTTATGCAATTGCAGAAAGACTTGATTTGCCTGGATTTGGCAAAGACGGTTTTGGCCCCGGTATGGATAACTTCAGAGAGCAAGATTTCTTTATGAAATTAATAGAGAATATTGCTATGGAGGATGAAGGGGTGCCAGATGCAAGTGCAGAAGAGCTCAAAATCTTCGAAAAGGCAAGAGCTCATCTTGACAAGGCAGCTTTTGATATTGACAGGGCAAAAGCTCAGACCAAAAACTGGGCTAAGATTGTATATGTGTTGAACAGGGGTGGAAGATTTGAATATCTTCCAAAAGCATACAAAGGTGACAAGGTAGCTCATCAATACAAAAAGAAAATAAATCTTTATGTAGACAAAGTTGCAACTACTAAGGATTCTATGACAGGCAAGAGATTTTACGGTTATCCTGTATATGTACCTGCAATGGATATGTTTGACAGACCGCTTGATTTCAAAGGCGCTGATTTACAGCTTATTACTTATAAAGAGATTACCGGTGGACAATCAAGGACGGCAGGTAATTACTGGATGAGCGATCTTTACATATCAGAAAACTTTATCCTTATTAACTCAAAAGATGCAGATAGACTTGGTTTGAGTGACGGTGATGTGGCTAAGATTGTTTCTGTAACAAACCCTGAAGGGGAATGGGATTTGAGAAACGGTCAAAAGGTCCCTATGGCTGGTAAAGTGAAGGTTACAGAAACTATAAGACCTGGAACTATAGCTGTATCATGGCATTACGGACACTGGGCTTATGGTGCCAATGATGTTGTAGTAAACGGCTCTGTAATCAAAGGTGACAGCAGAAGGAAGACCGGTTTATGTCCTAATGCTGCTTTTATGGTTGATCCTGTGCTTGGCAATATGTGTCTGACTGACAAGATTGGCGGAAGTGCCTCCTTTTATGATACAAGTGTCAAGCTTGTAAAAGCTTAA
- the nrfD gene encoding polysulfide reductase NrfD gives MVFQEAFEWQIAIYLFLGGVGAGSILSAVLADFYNREKYLSYIKAASLIGMPAVSIGCFFLLIDLGQGLTKPWLLIYLFANPTSAIMWGTLILSLFIGVSTLYAAYNFNIIKFGGGTLVKVALIFLCLGTAGYTGVLLGLLKAIPFWHQTGIPILFIVSGVSTGISAAVVVKEVVLRSKDEIHTIETSHYYLLLIELILLVGMIFVSLSSVPEMVASIKVLLSGHYAFQFWVIFMLLGLIIPIIIYTFQEAKKLHLKGNFLVIVELLVLLGGFYLRYLVIHAGIYTEKFTQYWR, from the coding sequence ATGGTATTTCAGGAAGCATTTGAATGGCAAATTGCTATATATCTGTTTTTAGGTGGAGTAGGTGCAGGGTCGATATTGTCAGCGGTGTTGGCAGACTTTTACAATAGGGAAAAATACTTAAGCTATATTAAGGCTGCATCTCTTATTGGTATGCCTGCGGTGTCGATAGGTTGTTTCTTTTTGTTGATAGATTTGGGTCAAGGGCTTACCAAACCTTGGCTTTTGATATATTTGTTTGCAAATCCTACGTCAGCGATAATGTGGGGTACATTGATATTGAGCTTGTTTATAGGAGTATCGACTTTATATGCTGCCTACAATTTTAATATTATAAAATTTGGCGGAGGCACTTTAGTAAAAGTAGCATTGATATTTTTATGTCTTGGTACCGCGGGTTATACTGGCGTATTGTTGGGACTGCTTAAGGCGATACCGTTTTGGCATCAGACCGGGATACCGATACTGTTTATAGTTTCAGGTGTATCTACAGGTATATCAGCAGCTGTTGTAGTGAAAGAGGTAGTATTAAGGAGCAAAGATGAAATACATACCATAGAGACAAGTCACTACTATCTTCTTTTAATTGAGTTAATCTTACTTGTAGGTATGATATTTGTATCATTGAGCAGTGTGCCAGAGATGGTGGCATCAATTAAAGTGCTTTTGAGCGGGCATTATGCTTTTCAGTTTTGGGTGATATTTATGCTGCTTGGTTTGATTATCCCTATAATTATTTACACATTTCAGGAAGCGAAGAAACTGCATCTTAAGGGTAACTTTTTGGTAATAGTGGAGCTGCTTGTGCTTTTAGGCGGCTTTTATCTCAGGTATCTTGTGATTCATGCAGGCATTTATACAGAAAAATTTACTCAATATTGGAGGTAG
- a CDS encoding 4Fe-4S dicluster domain-containing protein produces the protein MNEAIIVRMQRDLERALLKPASKRKWVMLVDIRKCTGCHSCSVSCKAENKTPSGVNYRWVKEVEDGEFPNVARFFMPGLCMQCNDAPCIKACTGGAIYKREDGIVAIDYSKCIGCGGAATKACPYNALSVDKGNFYTEGTPKEMEYEHGPVYEYGKKYKREESSIPVNSCRKCHYCLHRLDAGMLPSCVTTCLGGANYFGDINDPQSLVYEKAKELKLYTFMESENTKPTTKYVTDSVDLCNKCHG, from the coding sequence ATGAATGAAGCCATTATCGTTAGGATGCAAAGGGACTTAGAGCGAGCCTTGCTTAAGCCTGCGTCCAAAAGAAAATGGGTGATGCTTGTGGATATTCGCAAGTGTACAGGCTGTCACTCATGTTCAGTTTCTTGTAAGGCTGAAAACAAGACTCCATCGGGCGTTAATTATCGCTGGGTAAAAGAGGTTGAAGATGGAGAATTCCCAAATGTAGCAAGATTTTTTATGCCAGGGCTTTGCATGCAGTGTAATGATGCACCTTGTATCAAAGCTTGTACAGGCGGGGCAATTTACAAAAGAGAGGATGGTATAGTTGCAATTGATTATTCAAAATGTATAGGTTGCGGCGGTGCTGCCACAAAGGCTTGCCCTTATAATGCATTGAGTGTTGACAAAGGTAATTTTTACACCGAAGGCACACCAAAAGAGATGGAATACGAGCACGGACCAGTTTATGAATACGGTAAAAAATATAAAAGAGAAGAGTCAAGTATCCCTGTAAATAGTTGTAGAAAATGTCATTATTGCTTGCATAGATTGGATGCAGGTATGTTGCCTTCTTGCGTGACTACTTGTCTTGGCGGAGCTAACTATTTTGGTGACATAAATGACCCTCAGAGTTTGGTTTATGAAAAGGCTAAAGAATTAAAACTTTATACTTTTATGGAAAGTGAAAACACTAAGCCAACTACAAAATACGTCACAGACAGTGTTGATTTGTGTAATAAGTGTCACGGATAA
- a CDS encoding 4Fe-4S dicluster domain-containing protein, translating to MKKKYVMLYLIDRCIDCKACMVACKAQWEVPADHFRTHIDEREAPTRISNSRTYFLPSQCNHCDDAPCVHVCPTKASHKREDGIVLIDRSRCVGCKYCIPSCPYNARFFNEEAGVAEKCTFCLPRIAEGLKPACVTTCLSRTRIFGDINDPESEVSIVLKEAIKNKNKIWKLREDLGTEPNIYYIQS from the coding sequence ATGAAGAAAAAATATGTGATGCTTTATCTGATAGACAGGTGCATAGATTGCAAGGCATGTATGGTAGCATGTAAAGCTCAATGGGAAGTGCCTGCAGACCATTTCAGGACTCATATAGATGAGCGTGAAGCTCCTACGAGGATTTCAAATAGTAGGACATACTTTTTACCATCACAGTGCAATCATTGTGATGATGCTCCGTGTGTCCATGTGTGCCCAACAAAGGCGAGCCATAAACGAGAAGACGGTATTGTTCTTATTGATAGGAGCAGGTGCGTAGGATGTAAGTATTGTATCCCTTCCTGCCCTTACAATGCGAGATTTTTCAATGAGGAAGCAGGTGTAGCTGAAAAGTGCACATTCTGCCTTCCGAGAATAGCTGAAGGGTTGAAACCTGCATGCGTAACTACCTGCCTCAGCAGAACAAGGATATTCGGTGATATTAATGACCCTGAAAGTGAAGTATCAATAGTTCTTAAAGAAGCTATCAAGAATAAGAACAAGATATGGAAGCTGAGAGAAGACTTGGGTACAGAGCCGAATATTTACTACATACAGTCTTAA